In Phycisphaerales bacterium, the sequence CTAGGCCGCGCGCGCTCGAGGATGTCCCATCGCGTCGCGCCCCGATCATCCCGCGCCATCGCGCTCACCAGTTCCTCGTAATAGTCAAAGTGCCCCACCGAGTACGCCTCGGGTGTGTACCCAAACGAGGCGATGATCTCGCGAGCGCGATCCACCAGCACCTCGCGAGGCTTGGGCAGATGGACCCGTGGCATCAGCATCGTGTTCCCCGCCAGCGTCACGACCACCACCAGCAGCATCGCCGTCAGAACCGATGTCAGCAGGAGCGCCGTCCGCTCCAACACACCCGGCGCCCGCGCCCGCGCCAAGAGATCCGGCGAGGGCATCAACCCCGCGCCCACCGCCGCCCCCAGGATGTCCCCTCCGGGAAGCATCGCCGCCACCTCGAGCGCGCCCGCCGGCCGATGCTCCGCATCCCGATCGAGGCACTCCAGAATCACACGCTCCACGCCGGTGTCCAGCGTTGGAGTGCCCAAAGACGGTGCCGCGATGGGCCGCTTCTGCAACTCGCGCAGTTCCGAGATCGTCTTGGGCGAGTACACCGCCCTCCCCGTGAAGATCTCGTGAAGCACCAGGCCAAGTGAATAGATGTCCGATCGCACGCTCGGCGGCTTGCCATCCAGTTGCTCGGGCGCCATGTACGCCGGTGTCCCCGTTCGTCCATAGACGTATCGCAACTCGTCCGCAAGGCCCGCCAGCCCGAAATCCGTGATCTTCACCTCGCCCTTGCTGTCGATCATCACGTTCGCGGGCTTCAAGTCTCGATGCAGCACCCCCTGCGCGTGCGCCGCCGCCAGACCAAAGCACACCTGCTTCGCCGCCGTCGCCCCCTTGTCCGCCGGCAAACGCCCGATCTTCGCCAGCAGTTGTGCGAGCGTCTCGCCATCCACATACTCCATCGAGATGAACGTCCGACCACGATACTCCCCTATGTCATGCACCCGGCACACATTCGGATGGCTCACACGCCGCGCGAGGCGCACCTCGTTCAGCATCAACTCCCGCGCCCGCTCGTCCGACGCCGCGGGAAGAAACTTCAGCGCCACCGTCTGCGACAGCGTCCGGTCGTCCGCCCGGTACACCTCGCCCATCCCGCCCGTGCCCACGCGCGACACGATCCGATACCGACCATTCACGAGCAATCCCGACGGCAAAGGCTCATCGAGCGACACCGTCGGGCGAGAATGTTGGTCCCCTTCGTCGGGCATCGGGAGCGCCGCCGACTCGTCCATCGCCGGGTCAACATGATCCTGCTTGCTCAGCCGGGGCAAGGGCGTCTCGCCACGAATTCTCTCGGCGCTATCACCCAGGCCACCCACCCCGGAATCAAGCAACGCGCCGCACGAGTTGCAGCGCACAACTCCTGGCACAATCACGCTGTGGCATTTCGGGCACAAACTCGTCGAGGCCGTCACGGCGTGAGCATAGCCCGATGTCCCACACGCCCTGTTGCGTCCACGGATTCTTCACAAACGTGACCGAAATACGGGACTACACGCCAACCTTGATTCCCTCGGCCTTCAGCTTCTCGACGAGCAACTGCACCTCCACCAGCGTCCGCTCCAACTGCGCCGACGCCGACCGCACCGAGTTGTACAGATCCGGGTTCTTGACCAGTTGCCCCGCCGTCCCCTCACCCGCGTTCACGCTCGAGAGCAGCGTCGCCAACTCGCCCGAGGCGGCGTCGATCCGCGACAGCGTCCCACGCAACGTTCCCAGTGTCTCGCCGGCATCCTCCCGGATCGTCGCTACCTCTCGTCGAAGCGATTCGCCCGTCCTGCTGACCTCGCTCCCGATGTTCGTGGCCGCCGTCTCGACCGATTCGCCCGCCTTCTTCCACGACGCGATCACGCCCTCCATCTCCTGAAGGCTTGCCTGGGCGCGTTCCAGGATCTCCACAGTCCTGGACTTCAGGCCGCTCTCCTCGCCGATCCAATCATTCGTGTTCGCGAGCGCGGCATCGAGTCGGGCAACGACCGTCGCAATATTGGGAGCCTTCCGCGCTGCCGGATCCACCGCGTCCACCTCGCTCGGCATACGCGGCGCCAGCAGATCATTCAACCGCTCGCCCACCTCCGTATACGCCAGCGCCATCCGATCGATGTTCCGTGCCGTCGCCGTCAACTGCTCCAGCGGATCCTGAACCGCACCAGTCAAGTCGCCAAGCAGCGAGCGCACCCGGTCGTACCGCTTCACCTCGTCCTTGGGGTCCAGGGTCGCCGCCAGTTCCGCCTCGGTCGCGTCCAGCGGAATCACGAACTCCAGAGAGGCCTCGCCGACAAACGACCGCTCGATCGAAGGAAGCGCCGCCGCCGGAATCCGCGACGCCTTCTGCACGCGCAGCGTCAACTCCACGCCGCGCTCCGGAAGCGAGAGGTTCTTCGTCCGAACGATCTGACCGACTTTCACCCCGCTCACCGTCACCGGAGAGGTCTCACGCAGTCCCCCGGCCGTCGGAACAATGACGCGCACGTCGTACGTCGGCTCCGCGAAGTTCGCCAGCGTTCCAAACAGCATCAACATGATCGCGAGCCCGCTCAGGCCCACGATCGCCGTCAACCCCGTCAACAGGTCCCGTGTCCGTGCGTTCATCGTCTCTCGCTCCCCGAGTTCGGCTCGCCGCCGCCCGTTCCATCGTCCTCGATCGGTTTGTAGGCCGCCTCCTCCACCCGCACACGCACCGACGCGACGTCCGCCGGCGTCGCCACGTCCTCGTCGCCATACCGCCCGGCCAGAAACTGCTGCACACGCGGGTTCGACGAGGCTTCCAGATCGGCAAACGTCCCTTGCGCCGCGATCGTCCCTCCATGCAGCATCACCACATGGTCCGCGATCTTCTTCGCCGATTGCAGATCATGCGTGACCACGATGTTGGTCACGCCCATCTCCCGCTTCAACTTCAGGATCAACTCGTTGATCCCGTCCGATCGGATCGGGTCCAGCCCCGTCGTCGGCTCATCGAAGAGCACCACCTCGGGGTCCAGCACCAGCGCCCGCGCGAGCGCCACACGTTTGCGCTGCCCCC encodes:
- a CDS encoding MCE family protein, which translates into the protein MNARTRDLLTGLTAIVGLSGLAIMLMLFGTLANFAEPTYDVRVIVPTAGGLRETSPVTVSGVKVGQIVRTKNLSLPERGVELTLRVQKASRIPAAALPSIERSFVGEASLEFVIPLDATEAELAATLDPKDEVKRYDRVRSLLGDLTGAVQDPLEQLTATARNIDRMALAYTEVGERLNDLLAPRMPSEVDAVDPAARKAPNIATVVARLDAALANTNDWIGEESGLKSRTVEILERAQASLQEMEGVIASWKKAGESVETAATNIGSEVSRTGESLRREVATIREDAGETLGTLRGTLSRIDAASGELATLLSSVNAGEGTAGQLVKNPDLYNSVRSASAQLERTLVEVQLLVEKLKAEGIKVGV